The following are encoded together in the Robertmurraya sp. FSL R5-0851 genome:
- a CDS encoding YycH family regulatory protein, protein MKYETIKSIVLLILVVFSILLTWMLWTYQPNYDTLKESGNTVEEVSLGETKELSKIVRPERLFFHQGEKHYGTFDSFEIDQTMKELSLWGFSEFEDISDLVKNIPSFIYDKNALELIFPDIVPLKEYRSALQLPSNDIPKSNFDRIVIDLEPETREGGVVYFISSKEQEVLRAYVSASYINDFKERYLMDISANEKFALYEPINRESFTMLRKDPVKIALYKYLYLKIQTEKLRDALFSDPNLVSKNYSSFGEEYTDTTTLMSVNYETNTVSYLKTENVESGTTTKSENLLEKSIDFINSHGGWTDNYRYVEMDQSEQVILFRLYDLSGYPIFGDNGVSEILQIWNASEINKYYRSNFMLGSRVEATEITLPSGTNVLEQLTNVEGFDLDFLQDLTIGYHMSKDSQDVIFLEPAWYYKYNDEWKMVPSSEDGGIKHGLE, encoded by the coding sequence ATGAAGTATGAAACGATAAAGTCTATCGTCCTATTAATTCTTGTCGTTTTTAGCATTCTTCTTACGTGGATGTTGTGGACATATCAGCCCAATTATGACACTTTGAAGGAAAGTGGAAACACCGTTGAAGAGGTATCGCTTGGTGAAACAAAGGAATTGAGCAAAATTGTCCGTCCTGAAAGACTGTTTTTCCATCAAGGGGAGAAACACTATGGTACATTTGATTCCTTTGAAATTGATCAAACAATGAAAGAATTAAGCTTATGGGGATTTAGTGAATTTGAAGATATTTCGGATTTAGTGAAAAATATCCCGTCGTTTATTTATGATAAAAATGCTTTAGAACTTATTTTTCCTGATATTGTTCCTTTAAAGGAGTATCGTAGCGCGTTACAATTACCTAGTAATGATATTCCTAAAAGTAACTTTGACCGAATTGTTATTGATTTAGAGCCGGAAACAAGAGAGGGAGGAGTCGTATATTTTATTTCCTCGAAAGAACAAGAAGTGCTTCGGGCCTATGTTTCAGCCTCTTATATTAACGACTTTAAAGAACGTTATTTAATGGACATAAGTGCGAATGAAAAGTTTGCTCTTTATGAACCAATTAACCGGGAAAGTTTTACGATGCTTAGAAAAGATCCAGTAAAAATTGCCTTATATAAATATCTATATTTGAAGATACAAACGGAAAAACTTCGGGATGCTCTGTTTAGTGACCCAAATTTAGTGTCCAAAAATTATAGTTCCTTCGGTGAAGAATATACCGATACTACTACATTGATGAGTGTCAATTATGAAACCAATACGGTTTCCTATCTAAAAACAGAAAATGTAGAGAGTGGAACAACCACGAAGTCGGAAAATCTCCTGGAAAAGAGCATTGATTTTATTAACAGCCATGGGGGTTGGACGGATAATTATCGATATGTAGAAATGGACCAGTCGGAACAGGTGATTTTATTCCGTTTATATGATTTAAGTGGTTACCCAATTTTTGGCGATAATGGAGTATCAGAAATTTTACAAATCTGGAATGCTAGTGAGATTAATAAGTATTATCGAAGTAACTTTATGTTAGGAAGTAGAGTGGAAGCCACTGAAATCACTCTGCCATCTGGTACAAACGTGCTAGAGCAACTGACAAATGTAGAGGGTTTTGACCTTGATTTTCTTCAGGATCTTACGATTGGCTATCACATGTCTAAGGATAGCCAGGATGTAATTTTTTTAGAACCTGCTTGGTATTATAAGTATAATGATGAGTGGAAAATGGTGCCCAGCAGTGAAGATGGAGGGATAAAGCATGGATTGGAGTAG
- a CDS encoding adenylosuccinate synthase, translating into MSSVVVVGTQWGDEGKGKITDFLSENAEVIARYQGGNNAGHTIKFGGETYKLHLIPSGIFYSDKACVIGNGMVVDPKALVKELAYLHDKGVTTDNLRVSNRAHVILPYHLRLDEVEEESKGANKIGTTKKGIGPAYMDKAARIGIRIADLLDREVFEEKLARNLEEKNRLLERIYETEGFKIEDILDEYYEYGQQIKQYVCDTSVVLNDALDEGRRVLFEGAQGVMLDIDQGTYPFVTSSNPVAGGVTIGSGVGPTKIKHVVGVSKAYTTRVGDGPFPTELDNEIGHQIREVGREYGTTTGRPRRVGWFDSVVVRHARRVSGITDLSLNSIDVLTGIETLKICVAYRYKGEVIEEFPASLKTLADCEPVFEELPGWTEDITGCKSLAELPANARHYLERIAQLTGIPLSIFSVGPDRTQTNVVLNPWRQS; encoded by the coding sequence ATGTCATCAGTAGTTGTAGTTGGAACACAGTGGGGAGACGAGGGAAAAGGTAAGATCACAGACTTTTTATCAGAAAATGCAGAAGTGATCGCTCGTTACCAAGGAGGAAATAATGCCGGTCATACGATTAAGTTCGGTGGAGAAACGTATAAGCTTCATTTAATTCCATCTGGAATCTTCTATAGCGATAAGGCTTGTGTGATTGGAAATGGGATGGTAGTAGATCCAAAGGCTTTAGTAAAAGAGCTTGCTTACTTACATGACAAGGGTGTTACAACAGATAATCTTCGCGTGAGCAACCGTGCACATGTTATTTTGCCTTACCATTTGCGCCTTGATGAAGTAGAGGAAGAAAGCAAGGGAGCAAATAAGATTGGTACGACGAAAAAGGGAATTGGCCCAGCTTATATGGACAAGGCAGCGCGTATCGGAATTCGTATTGCTGACCTTCTTGACCGTGAGGTGTTCGAGGAAAAGCTAGCCCGTAACCTAGAAGAGAAAAACCGTTTGCTTGAGCGTATATATGAGACTGAAGGCTTTAAGATTGAAGATATTCTTGATGAGTATTACGAGTATGGCCAACAAATTAAACAATATGTGTGTGACACTTCAGTTGTGTTAAACGACGCACTTGATGAAGGACGCCGTGTTCTTTTCGAAGGTGCTCAAGGAGTTATGCTGGATATTGACCAAGGTACATACCCATTTGTTACCTCTTCCAATCCTGTTGCAGGTGGAGTGACAATCGGTTCGGGTGTAGGGCCTACTAAAATTAAGCATGTAGTTGGGGTATCTAAGGCTTATACGACTCGTGTAGGGGACGGTCCTTTCCCAACGGAGTTAGATAACGAAATTGGTCACCAAATCCGTGAGGTTGGTCGTGAGTACGGTACAACAACAGGACGTCCGCGTCGTGTCGGTTGGTTTGACAGCGTAGTCGTTAGACATGCTAGAAGAGTCAGTGGAATTACAGATCTTTCTTTAAATTCTATCGACGTGTTAACAGGGATTGAAACGTTAAAGATCTGTGTGGCATATCGATACAAAGGGGAAGTAATTGAGGAATTCCCAGCAAGCTTAAAAACATTAGCTGACTGTGAGCCAGTCTTTGAAGAGCTGCCAGGTTGGACGGAAGACATCACAGGCTGCAAATCACTTGCTGAGCTACCAGCAAATGCTCGTCACTACCTAGAGAGAATTGCACAGTTAACAGGTATTCCATTGTCTATTTTCTCTGTAGGTCCAGATCGTACACAAACAAATGTTGTGTTAAATCCATGGAGACAAAGCTAA
- a CDS encoding M23 family metallopeptidase, whose translation MGFFNKRLSELTINTSNSLKPTIKKVAISAMALGALTFGVGSASANGSKLSTVYYVYMNKEYVGTVSDKEVVQEILDEKVEEFKQSYTNLDLAVDSQLTYVSEQVFGSTAKTSDEEVAEIIQSKLAVQANASALVIDGKAVAYLKSEAEADQVLNALKLKYVTQEQLTELETRKATPEEVLPTLKENEVRLLDVSFTKEVSQNVEKVTPDKILTVEEAVTFLTKGTLEEKKYSVKEGDVLGGIASAHGMDMAQLLSINPGMTEDSVIKIGQELNVTFLQPLLQVVVVKEEAKKETIAFANEVIEDGAMYKGDTKVEQEGKEGAREVTYKVSEQNGIRVAQEVTSEKILQEPVNYIVRKGTKVVPSRGDGSLAWPANGGYVSSQMGFRWGKQHKGIDIARPSSGTIKAADNGTIVSAGYDAGYGNKIVIDHNNGMRTVYAHLASISVSVGQTVVKGSAIGVMGSTGDSTGVHLHFEVYKNGSLVNPLNYVNR comes from the coding sequence ATGGGTTTTTTCAATAAGAGACTTTCCGAACTAACGATCAATACATCTAATAGTCTAAAACCTACAATAAAAAAGGTAGCTATATCAGCAATGGCATTAGGAGCACTTACATTTGGTGTAGGTTCAGCATCTGCTAATGGCTCAAAATTAAGCACGGTATACTATGTATATATGAATAAAGAATACGTTGGTACTGTTTCTGACAAAGAAGTGGTTCAAGAGATTCTAGATGAAAAAGTAGAAGAGTTTAAGCAATCGTATACAAATTTAGATTTAGCCGTTGATTCACAACTTACATATGTTTCAGAGCAAGTGTTTGGTTCTACTGCTAAAACAAGTGACGAAGAAGTTGCAGAAATCATTCAAAGTAAACTGGCCGTTCAAGCTAATGCTTCAGCCTTAGTCATTGATGGAAAAGCAGTAGCTTACTTAAAAAGTGAAGCTGAGGCGGACCAGGTGTTAAATGCTTTAAAGCTAAAGTATGTTACACAGGAGCAACTAACAGAGTTGGAAACTCGTAAGGCAACTCCTGAAGAGGTATTACCTACGCTAAAGGAAAATGAAGTTCGTCTATTAGACGTTTCATTCACAAAAGAAGTTTCACAAAATGTAGAGAAAGTTACACCAGATAAAATATTAACTGTTGAGGAAGCAGTTACCTTTTTAACTAAGGGTACTTTAGAAGAAAAGAAATACTCTGTGAAAGAGGGAGATGTGTTAGGTGGAATTGCCTCAGCACATGGAATGGACATGGCACAGTTATTATCCATTAACCCGGGTATGACAGAAGATAGTGTAATAAAGATTGGGCAAGAATTAAATGTAACCTTCCTCCAACCCCTTCTACAAGTAGTAGTTGTAAAAGAAGAGGCAAAAAAGGAAACCATCGCATTTGCTAATGAAGTAATAGAAGATGGAGCTATGTATAAAGGCGATACAAAAGTAGAGCAAGAGGGGAAAGAAGGAGCTCGCGAGGTAACATATAAAGTCTCCGAGCAAAATGGTATCCGTGTAGCTCAAGAGGTTACGAGCGAAAAGATCCTTCAAGAACCTGTTAATTATATTGTTAGAAAAGGGACAAAAGTTGTTCCATCTCGTGGAGACGGATCCCTTGCGTGGCCGGCAAATGGCGGTTATGTTTCCAGCCAAATGGGCTTTAGATGGGGCAAACAACATAAAGGTATAGATATTGCACGTCCTAGTAGTGGAACTATTAAAGCTGCTGACAATGGAACAATCGTATCTGCTGGGTATGATGCCGGGTATGGAAATAAAATTGTCATTGATCATAATAACGGGATGCGTACCGTTTATGCACATTTAGCTTCTATAAGTGTAAGTGTTGGTCAAACGGTTGTTAAGGGCTCAGCTATTGGTGTTATGGGTTCAACTGGAGATTCAACAGGTGTTCATCTTCACTTTGAAGTTTATAAGAATGGTAGTTTAGTAAACCCACTAAATTATGTAAATAGATAA
- the yycF gene encoding response regulator YycF produces MEKRILVVDDEKPIADILQFNLKKEGYDVYCAYDGNEALKMVEEIMPDLILLDIMLPQRDGMEVCREVRKKYEMPIIMLTAKDSEIDKVLGLELGADDYVTKPFSTRELIARVKANLRRHQTNISQQEQDETNEIELGSLTIHPDAYIVSKRGEMIELTHREFELLHYLAQHIGQVMTREHLLQTVWGYDYFGDVRTVDVTVRRLREKIEDNPSHPTWIVTRRGVGYYLRNPEQE; encoded by the coding sequence ATGGAAAAACGTATACTTGTTGTCGACGATGAAAAACCGATTGCTGATATCCTTCAATTTAATTTAAAAAAGGAAGGGTATGATGTATATTGTGCCTATGATGGTAACGAGGCATTAAAGATGGTAGAAGAAATTATGCCAGACTTAATCTTACTAGATATCATGCTTCCTCAACGAGATGGCATGGAAGTATGTCGTGAAGTACGTAAAAAATATGAAATGCCTATTATTATGCTAACAGCTAAGGATTCTGAAATTGATAAGGTACTTGGTCTTGAACTTGGAGCAGATGACTATGTAACAAAGCCATTTAGTACAAGAGAATTAATTGCTCGTGTGAAAGCAAATTTAAGAAGACATCAAACGAATATAAGTCAGCAGGAACAAGATGAGACAAATGAGATTGAACTAGGCTCATTGACGATTCATCCAGATGCTTATATTGTATCGAAGCGCGGGGAGATGATCGAGCTTACTCATAGAGAGTTTGAACTACTTCACTACTTAGCTCAGCATATCGGACAAGTGATGACGAGAGAACATTTACTGCAAACCGTTTGGGGCTATGATTACTTTGGCGATGTTCGTACAGTCGATGTAACAGTTAGAAGACTCCGTGAAAAAATTGAAGATAACCCAAGTCACCCTACATGGATTGTGACAAGAAGAGGGGTTGGATACTATTTGCGAAATCCTGAACAGGAGTAA
- the walK gene encoding cell wall metabolism sensor histidine kinase WalK: MKKVGFFRSIHLKFVMIYVLLILIAMQIIGVYFVRQLESTLLRNFETSIEERVNLLAYYLGEELGKERNTDDEGPTLEEAVKKILSDLKTTDISEVRLIEASTQRIIGTSDPYNQGIVGQRSTDTLIRRVIATSADEGEDVTQIDPQTGNRIWILVTPVRSDDDVTGAIYLVAKKENVYSQMKTINNILATGTGIALLITAVLGILLAQTITRPISDMRKQAQAMAKGNFSRKVKVFGYDEIGQLAITFNNLTKKLQEAQATTEGERRKLTSVLSYMTDGVVATDRKGRVILINEPAAKLLSVSRETILSSSIVSLLGLEEDYTFEDLLVEKESLILDYSTATKPLILRANFSVIQKETGFVNGLITVLHDITEQEKIDLERREFVANVSHELRTPLTTMRSYLEALSDGAWKDEEIAPNFLSVTQTETERMIRLVNDLLQLSKMDSKDYRLKKEWLNFVDFFNRIIDRFEIIKDENTVFERKLLEQGAFVEGDQDKLTQVLDNIISNAMKYSPQGGKITFKMEEREDHIIVSVSDQGMGIPSENLQQIFERFYRVDKARTRKLGGTGLGLAIAKEMVEAHGGEIWAESVEGRGTTVSFTLPYDRNEEDDWT; the protein is encoded by the coding sequence ATGAAAAAGGTTGGTTTCTTTCGATCTATTCATCTTAAGTTTGTAATGATTTATGTATTGTTAATTTTAATTGCAATGCAAATTATCGGTGTCTATTTTGTCAGGCAGCTTGAAAGTACCTTATTAAGAAATTTTGAAACCTCTATTGAAGAGAGAGTTAATCTTTTAGCCTATTACTTAGGGGAAGAATTGGGCAAGGAACGTAACACCGATGATGAGGGACCCACTCTGGAAGAGGCTGTAAAGAAGATACTGTCTGATTTGAAAACGACAGATATTTCAGAGGTTCGTTTAATTGAGGCAAGTACTCAAAGAATTATTGGCACATCAGATCCTTATAATCAAGGAATCGTAGGTCAAAGATCTACGGATACATTAATTAGACGAGTCATAGCTACTTCTGCCGATGAAGGGGAAGATGTTACTCAAATAGATCCACAGACTGGAAACCGGATTTGGATTTTAGTTACACCCGTTCGTTCTGATGATGATGTGACTGGTGCTATTTACTTGGTAGCGAAAAAAGAAAATGTGTATTCACAAATGAAGACCATTAATAATATTCTTGCCACAGGAACGGGTATTGCATTATTGATTACAGCAGTACTTGGAATTCTACTTGCACAAACAATTACAAGGCCTATTTCTGATATGCGAAAGCAAGCACAGGCAATGGCAAAAGGGAACTTTTCTCGAAAGGTGAAAGTTTTCGGATATGATGAGATTGGGCAATTGGCCATTACTTTCAATAATCTCACAAAAAAGTTGCAAGAGGCACAAGCAACCACTGAGGGAGAACGTCGAAAGTTAACATCTGTTCTTTCCTATATGACAGATGGTGTGGTAGCTACCGATCGAAAAGGACGTGTAATCCTCATTAATGAACCTGCAGCAAAGCTCTTGAGCGTTTCACGTGAAACAATACTGTCTAGCTCTATTGTGTCTTTACTAGGCTTAGAAGAAGACTATACGTTTGAAGATTTACTGGTAGAGAAAGAGTCACTTATTTTGGACTATAGCACGGCTACAAAGCCTCTGATTCTACGGGCGAATTTTTCGGTCATTCAAAAGGAAACTGGATTTGTGAACGGTCTAATAACGGTTCTTCATGATATTACGGAACAAGAGAAAATTGACTTAGAGAGACGAGAATTTGTTGCCAATGTGTCACATGAGTTACGGACACCTTTAACGACGATGAGAAGTTACTTAGAAGCATTATCAGATGGTGCCTGGAAGGACGAGGAAATCGCTCCAAACTTTTTAAGTGTTACGCAAACAGAAACAGAACGTATGATACGTTTAGTAAATGATTTGCTTCAACTTTCTAAGATGGATAGTAAGGATTATCGACTAAAGAAGGAATGGCTTAATTTTGTTGATTTCTTTAATCGAATTATTGATCGTTTTGAGATTATAAAGGACGAAAATACTGTTTTTGAACGAAAACTATTAGAGCAAGGTGCCTTTGTTGAGGGAGATCAGGATAAGCTTACACAAGTTCTTGATAATATTATTTCGAATGCCATGAAGTATTCCCCACAGGGTGGAAAAATCACCTTTAAAATGGAAGAAAGAGAAGATCATATTATAGTTAGTGTTAGTGATCAAGGAATGGGCATTCCAAGTGAAAATCTTCAGCAGATTTTTGAACGATTTTACCGAGTGGATAAAGCAAGAACTAGAAAGCTTGGTGGGACAGGTCTGGGACTAGCCATCGCAAAAGAAATGGTAGAAGCCCATGGAGGAGAGATTTGGGCCGAAAGTGTGGAAGGGAGAGGGACGACGGTCTCATTCACCCTCCCTTATGATCGAAATGAGGAGGATGACTGGACATGA